In Paenibacillus sonchi, the genomic stretch ACGGCCATGCCGGTCAGCATCCAGACACCGCGGCCGTTCTTCTGCATAAGCACGCGCACATCGAACGGCTGGCCGCAGCTGTCTGTAAGCTGTAAATAAGGCTGTATAATATAGCGGCGCAAGCCGATGAAGTCGTGGATCCAGCCCAGCCCTTCATCCACCGTGCCGAATACATGGTGAAAAGAGTGATTAGCCCCATCCCGCCCGCGCAGGTTAATCCCTCCGCCTTGGCTCCGGGGCAGTCTGACAGCATGCAGGGTGCGTTTGCCGTGCGAGCCGGCTCTGGGCTTCAGGAACACCCCGGCTTCTCTTTCCGCAAGCATGGTTCCCAGCTCCCTGGTGTTCTTGTAGAGCCGGGTTTCGGGCAGAATCCCCGCAGCACGGCGGCTCCGCCGGAGAATTTCATAGACCCTCCACTTATCGGGCAGTCCGCGCGACCAGGGAAGGGAGCGGGATAGAGCGGCCAAGGCGGTGGAAGCTGCTTTTTTTCCTGAGGACCGGTGTTTAGACAGCGGTTGTACAGGACGTCGGGGGCTGAGGTCCGCGCGGGCTTCCACTCCCCGTTCTCCCAGGCATATCCGCTGACGGTTTGACCGTCGCCGGCCACGCCATCCGGGCAAAACACGATGACCTGGAGATTGTACAGCGGGGCAGCCCGGCATAGTTGGCTGCAGAACTCCCGTTCTGCGATTGGGGGATTCCCATGGCCCCGGCTTGTCATAATGCCCAGGAACCCCATTGCTGTCTCCGTCATGATGTCCTCCTTATAATCCGGCCAGATAACGGCAGTATAAAATCATTTGTTTCACGGACGGCCGGATCTTTTGATCGTTCAGCGGGGTGTTGTCATTTTTGGATGGCTTGGAGTTGACCTCCAGCAGCCAGATTCTGCCCGATTGATCCAGAGCAAGATCGATTCCCAGCTCTCCGAAATGTGCGGGGATATACGTTTCTACACCCCTGGCAATGGCCAGGGCAGCCCGCGGAAGCAGAACCTGTGTGTTCTCTTTCACTCCAGAGGGCAAGCTGCTTTTCGCTATAGCCTCTCGTGCTGTGCTAAGCGTCCCCCCGCGGGCCAGATTCGAGACAAAATGGTTGCTGCCTGCAGTCCGGGCGACAATTGAAGTAACGCCCCATTTTCCGGTGCCGTTCTTTTGCACAAGGGCCCGGAAATCGACTGGCCGCCGGCCCAGCTCCAGCAGGGGCAGGCCCTGCTGAATCTGGTAGCGGGTGGTTTTCATTTTCGGAGCGACGGATTGGAACAGCTTTGCCAGACTGGGATAAGTTTGTTTGCGCGTGCCCATCGGCGTGGTGGACAGCAGCCGGTAGCCGCCGCTCTCATCCTTGGAAATGCGCAGAATGCCTTTGCCGAGACTGCCGCGAACCGGCTTAAGAAACACACTGTTATAGGTTCCGCACATTTTTTGAGTATCGCGAAACCCTTCAGGGCATGGGATTCCGGCAGATACCGCTGCAGGGTGGCGTCTTGGGCCAGCGCTTCAAACACCTCAGTCTTGTCAAGAAATTTTTCATTGAAAAAATGTGTCCCATAGCGGGATTTTACATCCGCCAGAAAATGCTGTACGCTAGGTTTGTTCTCCATCTTTCGCGTGGTAAGCCGATTGTTGATCACATCGGCAATAGGCAGACTCAGCTTACGCCAGCCTTCGTCGTATACCCAGCCCTGAATGGAAGTGCTGTGCTTTTCGAGCGCTTCCGGGGTAAAGAAATATACATAGGCTCCTTGTGCATGGCAGGCATTGGTCAGCTCCCGGCAGAACATGGTGATCGGGCCGAACAGCCTGTCGGGTTGATCCGGATGGTCACGGCTCACCAGCACTCCGATTATCGGCCCAAGGCGCAGGATGCGGCTCCCTGAGCTGTAGGAAACATTGAGCGCCAGTCGTTGCCGGAGCCCCAGCCGCCGCGCCAGTCCTTCGCTGACGCGGAGAATGTCGGATTTGGGCACCGGAATGACCGTAACCTCCTGCCGGAAAGATCCGAAGGTGAGCTGGATGGTTCCATGCGCCGGTATTTTGAGCTTCTTCATGGATTTGTCGCCAAGCATTACGGCGTTTTCCTGCAGGATGCCCGAGTGGACCGTTTGGACCGGGATCTTGAACTTAGACATCGTGGATCTCCTTCCGGTAGGCAGCATGATGCCGGCTATTTGAATCTTAAGGGTTACATATCATTCATCATATGGAGACATCTGACCCTTGGTGATTGACCTATTTGCTAAAAAGCCGTACTGGGCGGAATTCTCCGCTGGCGGAGGGAACAGAACCAGCAGCACACTAGACAGGGAGCGGCTAACAAACTCAGGTAAAAGCTACCGGAGCGAGTTTTGTACGAAGTCAATGCAGGAAGAAATACTCACAAAACTTAAGTGAATGCTTTCGGAGCGAGTTTTGTGCGAAGTACATTCAGGAAGAAATGCTCACAAAACTTTTAGGAGGAACTCTATTATGAACGTAATCGACAAGGCGCATGAATTGGCACGGGCCATTAAGGACAGCAGTGAGGTAGCCGATATCACAAGCGCGATGAGGGTGATTGAAGCGGATCAGGAGAGCAAACGGATGCTGGACAACTTCCGGCAGAGCCAGATCGAGCTGCAGCAGCGGATGATGAACGGGGAAATGCCTCCTCAGGAAGAAATGGAAAAGATGGAGAAGCTGTTCGAGGTGCTTAACCTGAATCTGGGTATCCGCCGTTTATTCGATGCGGAACGCCGTCTGAGCGTGGTTATTGAGGATGTGAACAAAATTATTACGGACAGCCTGTCGCAAATGTACGGCGGCGTACAATAAGTTATACAGTCTTTACGGATACAATGGATATACCGAAAAAAGCGAAGGGCCGCTCCACCAGCCATACGGCTGAAGGAACGGCCCTTTTTTTGTAAAAATATAAGCATTTATATGCCAACGGCAGAAATACCGTTGTTGGATCGCCATCGGCCGGGTTGCCCGGCAACCCGGTCAAGCTCGCGGCAGGCAGGCGCTTTAGTCCTGCTTACCTTCCACTGCGCAAAGCAGAATCCCGGCAGCCAGTGCAAGGCGGCGGTCAAGCAAACCTTTGCGGTCCTCGGAGAAGTCAGCGATAATCTTCGTGACAAAGGGATTGAAGTTCTGCCGGAAGGCTGGGATGGTGATGTCTCTGAGCTCAATATTATACTTTTGCGGAATCAGTGTAATGAACCTGCGCAGCAATGCCATAAAGGTGCTGTTTTCCTTGATCAGCCCGATTTCTTGATCCCGGTTGTCCAGCAGAATCCATTCATCCTTCACAATGGATTTAAGCCCTTTGCGTCGCAGTGCGCCGAGATGCTCACCGGTTTGTGAATCATGCACATCATACGTGGCGCTGAAATCAATCACATTGCGCGCCTTAATGCGCAGCAGTTCTGTTTCCATACCCTCATCGGTGAACAAAGCAATGTCTTCTTTCAGCTTGAAGGCTTTCATTTGGGAATACATAACCAGCTCCTCCGAGCTGTTGTAGATATGCAGTTTGGCTCCCATGATGGAAAATACTTTTTTGCGGATAATGTACTCGGAATAGTTAAATGCGTTGTTCAATGAAAATCCCCCTCCTGAAATGGTTCCATCATCTCACATGAGCGCACTCCTTTGCTATGAGTAAAAGCTCAGCCCGGCATGTTTTTTCTGACTTGTCTCATATTTCAGGCAGCCTGTTCATAGAGTAGAGATATAGAGTCAATTGAACAACCTTGTGGAAGAAGGAGCTGTTTTCGATGAAAAAAAGAAACAAATTCAAGCATGTCATCTACATGCTGGCGGCACTGGCCATGCTGCTCTACGCGCTGCCGCACCTGTCTTTTCAGAACGGCCCCGGCTGGGTGCTTGGCTTTGGAGTGGTCTGGTGCATTTTTGCTTTTCTGGTCATTGCTGCGCATCTGCATTTCATTATCGGCGTGGATGAAGAGAAGCACAAACAGCTGGAAGCCGTCCGCAGACACAAGCTGGAGCAATGGCAGGGCAAGTGGAATAAAGAAACAGCCAGAGCGTCACAGAGATCTTAAAACCGGTGTCTTATATCATTTAATCCTCTGAGACCGCTAAAAGCAGCGGGAACGGGGGATTTTTTCATGTAACCTGCTGAACCTGCCAGGAGCCGGGCCGTGGCGGTAAGCTGCCGGATGCTGATTTTTCTAAGCCGGTGGGACCGCGAAATCAGAAACAGAAGTGCGGAATCACAGGGGAGCCGCAGAAGTGAAGCGGAATTAGCAGACTTAAGCTGGCGAAGCATATTCCTGAAGAGGGAGTAGAGAGGCTCTCTACCCAAGTTAGCTCAGAACCCGGATTCTATCCTGGAATAACGATGTCCGATTCATACGACATGGTTATGGAAGCCTCGAATTTGGCGAAGCCGAATTGAGGGCCTTCTCCGAAATTTCATCGTCTGAAGTGCCGCCAATGGGCGGCATGAATGTCTATTGCACAAAGTGCAGTCACCTATTATTCCGCTATTATGATCTACAATGAAGACTACCGATTCATATTTTATAATTCTCTTTTAAGTTTCCACTCTTAAAAATTGAGAGTCTACGCAAGTAGAAACGGCTACGCCGTGCTTATAAGGAGCCTATGCTTCCGAAGCAGCGATACAGAGTATCGCTTTCAGGTACTCGTTTCAGCGAGAAATAGAAAGAACATTTATAGTGCGAAGAATATAAATTTTGGCATATTTATACAAAAACAGGCTGCCCGCAGCCCTGTCCACCCTGATCAAAATGCCCCGTAAAACGGTTGTACTCCTGCGTTGGAACCGTGTATAATGGGTACAGAGTAGTACAGATCGGAGCATGGGGGTGTAACAGTTGGAAGGTCAAGGCGATAACATTACCAAGCATGAACAACTGCTGCAGCACATCGAGAGCCTGAAGGTAGGGACCAAAATTTCCGTCCGCAAACTGGCCAAGGAAATGGGGGTCAGCGAGGGCACGGCTTACCGTGCCGTGAAGGAGGCCGAGAATCTTGGCATCGTCATTACGAAGGAGCGGATCGGCACGGTCCGGGTGGAAAAGAAACCACGCAACATCTCCGACCAGCTGACCTTTGGGGATGTGGTGGATATCGTAGAGGGGCATGTGCTGGGCGGTGCGAACGGACTGAACAAGCATCTGCATAAATATGTCATCGGGGCCATGAAGGTAGACGCCATGATCCGGTATATCGATGCGGACAGCCTGCTGATCGTGGGCAACCGCGAGGATGTGCACTCGCTTGCGCTGGAGCAGGGGCAGGGGTGCTGGTGACCGGGGGCTTTGGGACAAGCCGTGAAGTCAAAATGCTGGCGGATGAACTGGATCTGCCCGTGATTTCCTCCAGGCATGATACGTTTACCGTGGCTTCGATGATCAACCGGGCGATATTTGACCGGCTGATCAAGAAGAAAATTATGCTGGTTGAGGATATTGTCGACAGCAAGCCGCGCCTGAACACACTCAAAATTTCGAGCACGGTTGCCGAGCTGCGGCAGCTGTCCCTGGACAGCGGGGAGCAGCGTTTCCCGGTGACGGATGAATGGAACCGGGTCATCGGCATCGTGGGCCGCAGGGATGCAGAGGAGCTGGCCGAGAGCCAGAGCATTGAGAAGGTTATGGTCCGCAGCCCGGTCACTGCTGCGCTTCAGACCTCACTGGCTTCGGCGGCGCAGATTATGATGTGGGAAGGGATTGACTTCCTGCCCATCGTTGACCGCAACCGGAAGCTGGTCGGTTCGCTGACCCGGAGAGAGGTGCTGCAGAGCCTGCGGGATGTCAGCAACCAGCCGCAGCTCGGGGAAACCTTCGACCACCTGATCTGGAACGGCTTTGCCGACGAGCGGGACGAAGAGGGGAAATTGTTTTTCCATGGCTTCATCACCCCGCAGATGGCGACGGACCTGGGGACCATTTCCGAAGGCGTCTTGTCTACCCTGATGACTCTTTCCGCCTTCAAGGCAGCCAAGGATATCACGGGAAATGATTATGTGCTGGACAATATGTCCACCTATTTCATCCGTCCGGTACAGATCGAGCATTCCATTATTGTGATGCCGAAGCTGCTGGAAATCAGCCGCCGGACCTGCAAGCTGGAAATCGAAATCAGCCACATGGACATCCTGGTCGCCAAAGCGGTGCTGATGCTGCAGTCGATTGACCACGGCTGAACGGGGGATGCCGGCCCGGCAGGCATACCAGTACGGCAGACCGGCAGATAGCCGGTGCCGTTCAGCTTCTTCTGGGACGGGGATATTTAATTAACGGCGCCGCTGCTGTCAAATGCTAATAAGACTATCCTGGACGCCTCCCGCGAAGCCCTGGATAGTCTTTTTGCGATACGTCCGGTTACAAATATACAATACAGCCGTTGGCCTCCAGCTTGTGCAGCCACCCTGGAGGGTTCAGCTCATGATTCCAGCGAAGATCCAAACGTTCCAGCCCCTTGATTTCCAGCAAGGATTCGGGGATTTCCAGCCGATGGTTGCTCCTTAGATCCAGCTCCAATAAATTTGTCAAAAATATTTCAGCTTCGATAGCTGTCCTGTGCCAGCTTTCCAATTTCTGCAGGCACCGATTCGATTTGATTATGGCCGAAATCTATCATTTTG encodes the following:
- a CDS encoding YlbF family regulator — its product is MNVIDKAHELARAIKDSSEVADITSAMRVIEADQESKRMLDNFRQSQIELQQRMMNGEMPPQEEMEKMEKLFEVLNLNLGIRRLFDAERRLSVVIEDVNKIITDSLSQMYGGVQ